The nucleotide sequence ATAACTACAAGAGAATTGGCTCAGCTTTTAAAAGATGAGGGAATAGATTTTTATCAATTACAAGAGGAAAAATTTGATACTCCTCTTGGCAAATATTCTGGTGCGGGAGCTATATTCGGATCAACTGGAGGTGTTATGGAGGCAGCACTTAGAACTGGATATGAGCTTGCAACTAAAAAAACGATTCCTAAATTAGATTTGACCATGGTAAGGGGAGGAGAAGGATTTAGAACAGCTGAAATTGAACTTGAAGATTTCCATTTGAAGGTTGGGGTCGTATCTGGACTTAAAAATGTTAAAACTGTCTTGGAGTCAATAAAGAGTGGAAAGTGTGACTTGCAGTTCATAGAGGTAATGACCTGCCCGGAAGGATGCATAAGTGGTGGAGGACAGCCTAAATTGTTTATTGATTCTGATAGAGATCAGGCTTATAAAAATAGGAAAAAATCTATATATCAGCATGATGCCAATTTAAGTGTAAGAAAATCTCATGAAAATCCTGCTATAAAGGAAATATACAATAAATTTTTAAAGAAGCCATTAGGAGAAAAGTCACATGAGTTACTTCATACACAATTTATTTCTAGGAGAAAATAGGTAATATGTAAATTATATAAGTGTAAATTTAATTTTTTATAATGAACTTTGCCTTAGGTATAGAAATTTGTATCTAGGACAAAGTTTTATTTTTGTATTTTGAAAAACGTTTTCTTTCGAAATTATAAACAAATTTTACTTAAATGCTTGAACTTAGTAAATTATTATGTTACTATAATAACAATATATGCTATGGACGTACATGTGTACGCGATATACATACAAAAAATGGAGGGTTTTATGAGTAATAAATATTTAATAATTGATACAGGGATTCTTCCAGAAGTTTTCACTAAAGTTATGCGATTAAAAGAACTTTTAAGAATTGGAAAAGTAAAGGATATATCTGATGGCGTAAAAAAAGTAGGAATAAGCAGAAGCACATATTATAAATATAAGGATTTTGTATTTACCTTGTCAGAAGGGTTAACCAGTCACAAGGTCACGTTAGGGCTAATGCTTGCTCATGAAGCTGGTACATTATCAAAGATATTGGATAAAATAGCATCTAAAAAAGGAAACATACTTACAATAAATCAGGACATTCCGATAAATAAAGCGGCGAGTGTTTCAATAACATTTGATGCATCAAAACTGGATATAGAAATTAATGAATTAGTTGATGAAATTGCAGCAATTAAAAATGTCATAAAGGTAGATTTGGTAGCTGTAGAATGAATTAATAAGTAAAGAGGGGGCAGTTTATAATGGCTTGTATAGCAATGCTTGGTTATGGAGTTGTAGGCAGTGGGGTTGCTGAACTCATATTAAAAAATAGAGGAAAATTTAAGAAAAATTTAAATCAGGAGCTGATTTTATCCAAGATTCTTGTAAAAAATACTAAAAAACATAAAGATAATAAAAATAGTGATATAATGACCGATGATATTAATGAAATATTTAAAGCTAAAGTCGATATAGTTGTGGAAGCAATGGGAGGACTTGAACCATCATATGAATATGTAAAAAAAGCGTTAAACTTAAAAAAACATGTAGTTACTGCAAACAAGGATTTGATAGCTGAATATGGATGTGAACTTCTCAAAATAGCCGGGGAAAATGGAGTTACACTTCAATTTGAGGCCAGTGTAGGGGGTGGAATTCCAATATTAAAATCAATCAGCGAATGTCTTGTTGGAAATGAGATAAACGGTATAAAGGCTATTTTAAATGGTACAACAAATTTTATATTGTCTAAAATGTCAGCTGATGGCATGAGATATGATGAAGCACTCAAACTTGCACAAGAAAGTGGATTTGCGGAGTCAAATCCAGAGTCGGATGTAATGGGATATGATGCTGCAAGAAAATTATCCATATTATCTACTATTGCATATGATAGAAGAGTTGAATGGAAAGATATAAATATAACAGGTATAACTGATATAGATGAAAAAGATTTTATGTATGCTAAGCAAGAAGGATATAATATAAAACTCGTTGGAATGAGCAGGAGAGAAGAAGGAAAGATATATGCATCTATAATGCCTGTAATGGTTAGAGAAGAATCAGTCTTAGGGAAAATAGAAAATGAATATAATGTTATAGTTGTGGACGGAGATGCAGTAGGGGATGTGGTTTTTTCAGGAAAGGGAGCAGGGATGTTTCCAACTGCGAGTGCAGTATTTGGAGATATCATTGATATAATAGGACATAAAAGAACAAGCCCTTTGAGTTTTAATGATGAAATAGCGGAAATTGATAAATATTGGTCTAGTGAAGATAGATGGCTTATAAGGATTAATACAAGTAATAGGTTAGAAGTAATAAAAAACATATCAGCTAATTTCAAAATGTGTCATATATTTTCAAATTCAGTTACAGGTGACAATGGGAATGAGGTAGCTGCATTTGTAAAAGCTTCAGATGAAAAGTCTTTGAATAATATCATAGATGGTTTTTTAAAATTAGATGGTGTTGAAAAAGTGAAAAAGATATTAGTTATGGATAGATGATGTGCATTTTGGATGGGGAGGCTTGTTTATGTCAAAGATTAAAGTTAAAATACCTGCTACAACTGCTAATATGGGACCGGGATTTGATACACTTGGAATGGCTTTGAAGTTATACAATGAAATAGAAGTTGAAGAAACTTATACGGAAACTGAAATATACAACGATAATGTGAAGAGTTCTGATGATTATAAGGATAATCTTATATATAAAAGCATAATAAATGCACTTGATAGATTTCACTATAAATATAATGGATTTAAAATAAATGTCATAAAATGTGACATACCTATGAGTAGAGGCCTTGGAAGCAGTGCTGCTTGCATAGTTGGAGGAGTAAGTGCTGCAAATGTTATTATGGGGAATAGACTTACAATTGAAGAAATTATATCAATTGCAACTGATATAGAAGGACATCCTGATAATGTTGTTCCAGCAGTAGTCGGAGGTATGGTAGTATCTATAAATGAAGATGGTATGGTAAATTATTCTAAAATAAGTATGCCAGGACAACTTAAGTTTGCAGCAATGATACCAGAGTTTGAAGTTAGTACAGAGCTTTCAAGAAAGGTTCTTCCTGAATTTTATAAAAAACAGGATTGTATATTCAATATATCAAGGGCAACTATGCTTGTAAGTTCTCTGTATAATGAAGATTTTAATAGTTTACGAATGTGTTTTGATGATAAGATACATCAACCATATAGGAATAAATTAATCAACAATCTGGATAGTATATTTGCTAAATCTAAAGAATTGGGATCAGTTGGGGAATTTATAAGTGGTTCTGGATCAACTCTTATGGCTGTTTTAAATAAAGATGAAGATAATTTTGTAAATAAAATGGGTGAATTTTTAAATCAATTAGATGACAGGTGGAAAATTATATTGTTAAAACCGGATATGGAAGGTGTAAAAGTTATGTAACTCTGTCCCAAAATCGTGTATTTTAAGTATCCTAATTTTATAGGGCTTGTAATTTCAAGCTTAAATTATACTCCAGTTGGCATTCCCAAAATTTGCCACCTAAAAAATTTCTAGTAAGTCTAAGTTCGTATTTATAAAAATCTAAGCAGATTTTATAAACTCGCATGCTCAAACATATAAAATCTACTAAGATTTTCAAAAATACTTTACTAAGATTTACTAAAAAATTTTTTAATGTGCCTACATTTTGGAAATGTCAGCTTACGTATAACTTAAGCCTGGAATTACAAATCCTATATTTTTAATATATGTAATAAAATTTTATATTTATAATATTAATATATTAAGGATAAAGGCAAAGCTTAGGGGTGAAAAAATGAAGTACACAAGGTATGATTTGGGACAAAGAGGTGGAGGTAAAACATTCGTTTTAACAGTAGTACTCATTCTAGTATTTGCATTTTTATTTGCCACCATAATATTTAAAATATTTGTTAGCGGAGGCAATTATAGGAGCAAGGCAGAAAATACTGTTTCTAAACAAACAGATAATAAAAGTGGCAGTGGAACCAAGAATAATACTGCTGTGGAAGATAATCAAAAGATAGGAAAATTTGTAGCTGTACAAGGGGGAATATATAAAGATAAAAATAATGCGGAGCAGGAGAAAAATGTTCTAAAGAAGTATGGAACACCATTTTCGGTAACAGAGCAGGATAAAACAAGAATTCTACTCGGAATTTATAATGAAGAAACAGGAAAAAATGTGGCAGAATCTCTCAATCAGCAAAAGGTTGATAATTCGAAAATGACATTTTCAATCTATAAGGATAACACATGTGACATACAGATATCGGAAATAGTAAATGCTTATATACAAGTTTTGAATAAAGCATCTGATAAAAATGTTGAGGCTGTAGAAACAGCTGATTTAAAGAAATGGAGTAATTCTCTTCAGAGTGTTAGAAGTGGTAAGAATTTGGATAAATTGAAGCAAATTAAAACTTATATAAATAAGTTACCGGATAGGATATCAAAAGATAATGTTGAAAGTGAATATACTTATATATATGGTTTTTTAAGTAAAGTCGGGAAAAAATAGATATGCCTTAATTGTGAATAAAGAATATTATATAAAGTGAAGAAAATTGTATTTTATATAATATTCTTTATTTTTGTAAATATAATACTTACTTTTAAAATTTTTTTAAAACAATTGTATATGTACTTGTTTAACCCTTTATTAAATGATAAACTATATTAGATATAAAATTAAAGTGGGGGATTAATTTGAAAGGAGCTGAAAAAAGTAGTGGCTTTTTATGGTTTATAATATTTTTAGGAGCTGTATTTGGAAGTTTTGTCGGGGATATAATAGGAAATAGTTTTAACATGCTGAGCTTTTTAGGAAAATCATATACTATAGGTAGTTCTACACCATTTGTGCTAAATTTGAGATTTATGATTTTAACATTGAGTGCAAGTGTAAATGTAAGTATAATGACTATACTGGGAACAATTATAGCTATAATATTGTATAGAAAATTCTAGGCCGAAGGGTGGTACTAAAAATGAAAGTTATTTTGGCATCATCTTCTGTTAGAAGACAGAAGTTACTCTATAGAATCATAGATGATTTTGATGTAATAGTAAGTAATTTTGATGAGAGCTTAGTCGAATTTGAAGGAGACTGTGCCTATTATGTTATGGAGCTGGCTCAAAAAAAAGCCGCAAGTGTAGAAAAATATTTAAATAATAAAGCTAATGATAGGAATATAATAGTTGGATGTGATACTATTGTATCCTTTAAAAATAAAATTCTTGGTAAGCCTGGTGATGAAGAAGAAGCATTTGATATGCTTAAATTATTAAGTGGAAATGTTCATAAAGTGTATTCAGGAATAACTTTGATAGATACACTAAATCATAAAATAAAGAAGGATTTTGTCTGTACAGATGTTAAATTTTCTACTTTGTCTGATAGTGACATAGTAAAATACATAAAAAAAGGTGAATGTTTGGATAAAGCAGGAGCCTATGGTATTCAAGGATATGGTGGATTATTTGTAGAGGAAATTCACGGATGTTATTACAATGTTGTGGGATTGCCTTTAAATAAGCTGTCTAAAATGTTTAGGAGTATGGGGGTAAATCTATAAAGAGGTAATTTATATGGGAAGAATTGTGGATTTATCTAAAAGTGAGAGACCTCGCGAGAGACTCATGAAATATGGGGCAAAAGTATTATCAAATGCTGAACTTTTGGCGATAATATTGAGAACTGGAAGTAAAAAGGAGAATATAGTAGAATTAAGTAATAGGGTCATAAAAGAAAGTGGAGGACTTAATGGTCTTCTTACTTCTGATTTAGAAGCCTTTCGAAACCTTTATGGAATAGGGAAGGCTAAAGCTGCGCAGATATTAGCTGTGGCTGAGATATCTAAGAGGTTTAACTCATATAAAGATGGTTCTGAGTATAAAATACTAAAATCATTTGATGCAGCTAATCTTGTAATGAGTGAAATGAGCAGCCTAAAGCAGGAACATTTGATGACTATATTACTAAATACAAGAAATATCGTAATATGTGTTGAGGATATTTCAATTGGAGATTTAAATTCCTCAATAGTACATCCACGTGAAGTATTCTGCGAAGCTATCAAAAAAAATAGTGCTTCAATTATAGTATGTCATAATCATCCTTCTGGCGATCCCTCGCCAAGTAGTGAAGATTTGAATATAACTTATAGATTAAAAGAGTGTGGTAAAATTTTAGGAATTAATTTATTAGATCATTTGATTATAGGTAATGGTAAATATATTAGTTTAAAGGAAAAAGGAATATTGTAGTTATGTATTGAAAGGAGAAAAATAATGGGATTATTTGGCATATCACGAGATATGGGAATAGATTTAGGAACAGCAAATACTTTAATATATGTGAAAGGCAAAGGAATATTATTGAGAGAGCCATCAGTTGTGGCTATAAATAACGAGGCAAAAAAAGTTTTAGCGGTAGGAGCCGAAGCTAAAGAGATGATAGGAAGGACTCCAGGAAATATAGTTGCTATTAGACCTCTTAAAGATGGTGTAATTGCCGATTTTGACGTTACACAGACTATGCTTAGGAAATTTATTGAGAAAATAAGTCCAAAATCTGCATTTACAAGTCCGAGAATAGTTATATGTTTTCCTTCAGGTGTAACAGAAGTTGAAAAGAGAGCTATAGATGAAGCTACAAAGCAGGCTGGGGCAAGAGATGTACTACTTATGGAAGAGCCTATGGCAGCCGCTATTGGTGCTGGACTTCCTGTAAACGAACCAACTGGAAGTATGATTGTTGATATTGGTGGAGGTACTACAGAGGTAGCAGTCATATCCCTTGGTGGAATAGTTACAAGTAAATCTTTAAGAATAGCAGGAGATGAATTAGATCAAGCAATAGTAAGCTATATAAAGAAAGAGTATAATCTAGCAGTAGGAGAAAGAACTGCAGAAAATGTTAAGATACAGCTCGGATCAGCATTTAAATTAGAAAAGGAAGAAGAAAAGTCTATGGAAATAAGAGGAAGAGATTTAATATCAGGACTTCCTAAAGTTATAAATATAACAGAAACTGAAGTAAGAAGTGCATTAAGTGAAGCAGTGTATTCAATAATTGATTCTATAAAAACTACTCTTGAGAAAACACCTCCAGAATTGGCTTCAGACATTATGGATAAAGGTATAATGCTTGCTGGCGGGGGTGCGATGCTTAGTGGACTGGATTTACTTATAAATAAGGAAACTCACATGCCTGTTCATACAGCGGAATCTCCTCTTGACTGTGTTGCACTTGGTGCTGGCAAAGCACTTGATACTATAGATAAGATAATAGCAAGTAGAAAATAATAATTATGAAGATATTTAAGAATAAACTGGCAGTAGCAATTGTAGTACTGTCAGTTACATTTTTAATTTTAATTACACAGGGATTTAGGAGAAATAAATTACCTTTTTTAGAAAATGGCATAGGTGTTGCCTTTAATCCAGTTCAAGGCACGATATATAAATTTAATAATGGTGTTAAAGACTTTGTGGGTTTTATATTTAATTTTTCTGATGTAAAGGATGAAAATGAACAGCTAAAAAAGAAAAATAGCGAACTTCAAAATAAATTAGTAGAGTATAATTCACTTAAGAATGAAAATAATGATTTGAGAAAAATGTTGAATTTTAAGAATCAAAATTCACAATATGATTATCTAGGATGTGACATAATAGGTAAAAGTGGTGACGGAGTTTTAGATCAGTTTGTTATAAATAAGGGAACTAAGAATGGAATTACAAAACAAATGATAGTTGCAGCTCCAGATGGTTTAGTTGGACAGATAACAAGTATTGGGTCTAATTGGTCTATAGTACAGACATTGTCCAATGAGAATATAGCTGTTAGTGCAACTATAGAGAGTACAGATGAAAATAGCGGTGTAGTTAAAGGGTATAAAAACAGTGATAATAAATTACTTGCACAGTTATGTTATCTACCTGAGGATTCTACTGTAAAAAAAGGCGATGTTATATTGACATCAGGTCTTGGAGGATTTTATCCAAAGGGAATAAGAATAGGTTCAGTAATAGGTATCGAGGAAGATAAGGGAAAAGTAATGAAAAATGCTATAGTACAGCCATACGTTGATTTTAATAAACTTAACAATGTTTTTGTCGTTATACCTAAAAATAAAATAGATGTGAAATATTAGGGTGATATGATATGAAAAAAGTATTGATTTTATTATTGCTGTCAATATTGTTATTTATGCTGGATAATGTACTTATGCCATTTATATCTATAAGAGGGGCATATCCAAATCTGCTTTTAGTTTTTATAATTTCGTACTCGATTATAAATGGAAGTTGGGAAGGAATGTGGATTGGTACATTATGTGGTATGCTGCAGGATGTTTATTTTTTGAATGGTTTTGGCATAAATGCATTCACAAATATGATTGTATGTATATTAGCTGGGTTTATAGGAAACAGTATACTTAAACAAAAGATGATTATGCCAGTTATGACTTGCTTTGCCTTGAGTATTTTAAAGGGAATAATGGTTTTTGTGATATTGTATATAGGCAAGGTGTACAGCAGTTTCGGGAATGTGTTTATTATAGGTATATACAGTTTAATTATATCAATTGTTATGTATAAAGGTGTGTATAGGCTTTGCCAAAAGCCATATATGGAAAGGCGATGGAGATTTTAGAGGAATGGTGATTTCATGAAAATCGATAAAAAGAATGGTATCAATAGATATGCAGCGCTAATAACTATAATGGTTTTAATCTTTGTTTCTATTTTATCCAGGATAATTTTTCTTCAGGTAGTAAAGGGAGAGGATTATAAAGCAAAGGCAGATAGCAATTCTATAAGAGAAATTCCTGAAACTGCACCTAGAGGAAAGATTCTTGATACTAATAACAAGGTGCTTGCAACTAATACACAAAGTTATGTTCTGGTATATAATCAAACTGATGAGATAGATCAAACATTTTTTCAGACTATGGACAAGGTGTTTAAGATTCTGGATGAAAATGGAGAAACTCAGAAAGATGATTTTGAATTAAAGATAAATCCATATAGATTTGAATTTAGAAGTGACGATCCAAAAACTCAAAAAAATCTTGAATTGAGATTTAAAAAGGATAGAGGTATGGATTCATATGTGCAGAAAAAATTATTCGGAGATAAGAGTACAGATAAACTTACTACTGAAGATAAGGCAAAAATCGACGAAGAGTTGCTTAAAATAACCCCTGAGGAAACATTTAAATTTCTGGTGAAAAAATATAATATAAATAGTTCTAAGTATTCCCTTGAGAAACAGAGAAGGTTTATGATAATAAAAGATACTGCTAAAATGAACAGTTTTTCAGGATATAAACCGGTAACTGTTGCCAGCAATATAAAGAGAAGTACCGCTTTGATTTTTTTACAGATGTTAAATGAGCTTCCTGGAATTGATGTCGATACACAGCCAATTAGAACGTATCCGTATGGTGAAGTTGGATCTGCATTTTTAGGTTATATATCTAAGATAACATCTGACGATGAAAAATACAGTGAAAAAGGATATGACACAAGTACGGATTATATAGGTGCCGCAGGTCTTGAAGCTTCATATGAGGATAGACTAAAAGGTTCTAAAGGTGGTAAAATTGTTAAACTCAATAAGCAGGGAAGAATAATTCAGGAACTTGGCAGCAGAGATTCTTATCCCGGTCAGAGTTTAAAACTCACTATAAACGAGGAAGTTCAAGCAGCTGCAGAAAAGGCACTTGATACAAAAATGTCAGAATTAAGAGCTAACCCTTCTGCACAGCAGCGTTC is from Clostridium fermenticellae and encodes:
- the mreC gene encoding rod shape-determining protein MreC; protein product: MKIFKNKLAVAIVVLSVTFLILITQGFRRNKLPFLENGIGVAFNPVQGTIYKFNNGVKDFVGFIFNFSDVKDENEQLKKKNSELQNKLVEYNSLKNENNDLRKMLNFKNQNSQYDYLGCDIIGKSGDGVLDQFVINKGTKNGITKQMIVAAPDGLVGQITSIGSNWSIVQTLSNENIAVSATIESTDENSGVVKGYKNSDNKLLAQLCYLPEDSTVKKGDVILTSGLGGFYPKGIRIGSVIGIEEDKGKVMKNAIVQPYVDFNKLNNVFVVIPKNKIDVKY
- a CDS encoding Maf-like protein; protein product: MKVILASSSVRRQKLLYRIIDDFDVIVSNFDESLVEFEGDCAYYVMELAQKKAASVEKYLNNKANDRNIIVGCDTIVSFKNKILGKPGDEEEAFDMLKLLSGNVHKVYSGITLIDTLNHKIKKDFVCTDVKFSTLSDSDIVKYIKKGECLDKAGAYGIQGYGGLFVEEIHGCYYNVVGLPLNKLSKMFRSMGVNL
- a CDS encoding ACT domain-containing protein: MSNKYLIIDTGILPEVFTKVMRLKELLRIGKVKDISDGVKKVGISRSTYYKYKDFVFTLSEGLTSHKVTLGLMLAHEAGTLSKILDKIASKKGNILTINQDIPINKAASVSITFDASKLDIEINELVDEIAAIKNVIKVDLVAVE
- the thrB gene encoding homoserine kinase, with the protein product MSKIKVKIPATTANMGPGFDTLGMALKLYNEIEVEETYTETEIYNDNVKSSDDYKDNLIYKSIINALDRFHYKYNGFKINVIKCDIPMSRGLGSSAACIVGGVSAANVIMGNRLTIEEIISIATDIEGHPDNVVPAVVGGMVVSINEDGMVNYSKISMPGQLKFAAMIPEFEVSTELSRKVLPEFYKKQDCIFNISRATMLVSSLYNEDFNSLRMCFDDKIHQPYRNKLINNLDSIFAKSKELGSVGEFISGSGSTLMAVLNKDEDNFVNKMGEFLNQLDDRWKIILLKPDMEGVKVM
- a CDS encoding DUF4321 domain-containing protein; its protein translation is MKGAEKSSGFLWFIIFLGAVFGSFVGDIIGNSFNMLSFLGKSYTIGSSTPFVLNLRFMILTLSASVNVSIMTILGTIIAIILYRKF
- the mreD gene encoding rod shape-determining protein MreD — encoded protein: MKKVLILLLLSILLFMLDNVLMPFISIRGAYPNLLLVFIISYSIINGSWEGMWIGTLCGMLQDVYFLNGFGINAFTNMIVCILAGFIGNSILKQKMIMPVMTCFALSILKGIMVFVILYIGKVYSSFGNVFIIGIYSLIISIVMYKGVYRLCQKPYMERRWRF
- a CDS encoding rod shape-determining protein, which codes for MGLFGISRDMGIDLGTANTLIYVKGKGILLREPSVVAINNEAKKVLAVGAEAKEMIGRTPGNIVAIRPLKDGVIADFDVTQTMLRKFIEKISPKSAFTSPRIVICFPSGVTEVEKRAIDEATKQAGARDVLLMEEPMAAAIGAGLPVNEPTGSMIVDIGGGTTEVAVISLGGIVTSKSLRIAGDELDQAIVSYIKKEYNLAVGERTAENVKIQLGSAFKLEKEEEKSMEIRGRDLISGLPKVINITETEVRSALSEAVYSIIDSIKTTLEKTPPELASDIMDKGIMLAGGGAMLSGLDLLINKETHMPVHTAESPLDCVALGAGKALDTIDKIIASRK
- a CDS encoding homoserine dehydrogenase; this encodes MACIAMLGYGVVGSGVAELILKNRGKFKKNLNQELILSKILVKNTKKHKDNKNSDIMTDDINEIFKAKVDIVVEAMGGLEPSYEYVKKALNLKKHVVTANKDLIAEYGCELLKIAGENGVTLQFEASVGGGIPILKSISECLVGNEINGIKAILNGTTNFILSKMSADGMRYDEALKLAQESGFAESNPESDVMGYDAARKLSILSTIAYDRRVEWKDINITGITDIDEKDFMYAKQEGYNIKLVGMSRREEGKIYASIMPVMVREESVLGKIENEYNVIVVDGDAVGDVVFSGKGAGMFPTASAVFGDIIDIIGHKRTSPLSFNDEIAEIDKYWSSEDRWLIRINTSNRLEVIKNISANFKMCHIFSNSVTGDNGNEVAAFVKASDEKSLNNIIDGFLKLDGVEKVKKILVMDR
- the radC gene encoding RadC family protein, producing the protein MGRIVDLSKSERPRERLMKYGAKVLSNAELLAIILRTGSKKENIVELSNRVIKESGGLNGLLTSDLEAFRNLYGIGKAKAAQILAVAEISKRFNSYKDGSEYKILKSFDAANLVMSEMSSLKQEHLMTILLNTRNIVICVEDISIGDLNSSIVHPREVFCEAIKKNSASIIVCHNHPSGDPSPSSEDLNITYRLKECGKILGINLLDHLIIGNGKYISLKEKGIL